A single region of the Sorghum bicolor cultivar BTx623 chromosome 9, Sorghum_bicolor_NCBIv3, whole genome shotgun sequence genome encodes:
- the LOC8077911 gene encoding PHD finger protein ALFIN-LIKE 2 isoform X1 yields MDSPPPLLASSPRSALPDHPLHGQATGSPPPPLLTSAPCSPLPAEPLLHGKATGAPAAAAFCPPSYTAEWIFRDFACRRAALVRALTSDEKAFSRKCNQGTSETLYLYGNSDVSWEVRPQKFMPLGQPEPMMLGIKLVRGNMKRIKWLRHIAMHCDAWLIRISSFLGANLETRSSRQRLSDRMNSLQTVLETLIASDTYQRICRVEKANEDEDEGCGTEPTICASCGSGYHANGFWICCDVCDRWFHGKCVRITAAQAERIEHYECPECCSDKKGHDYNVDPMLSVLYKRY; encoded by the exons ATGGACTCTCCCCCGCCCCTGCTCGCGAGCTCTCCACGCTCGGCGCTACCGGACCATCCTCTGCACGGCCAGGCTACGGGTTCTCCTCCGCCGCCCCTGCTCACCAGCGCTCCATGCTCGCCGCTACCAGCCGAGCCGCTCCTGCACGGCAAGGCCACGGGagcgcccgcggcggcggcgttctGCCCGCCGTCGTACACCGCGGAGTGGATCTTCAGGGACTTCGCTTGCCGCCGCGCCGCCTTGGTCCGCGCCCTCACCTCAG ATGAGAAGGCGTTCTCTCGCAAGTGCAACCAAG GTACATCAGAGACCCTGTATCTGTATGGCAATAGTGATGTGAGTTGGGAGGTGCGGCCACAGAAGTTCATGCCGCTGGGGCAGCCTGAGCCAATGATGCTCGGCATCAAACTAGTGAGGGGCAACATGAAACGCATAAAATGGCTCAGACACATCGCCATGCACTGTGACGCATGGCTCATTCGTATCTCCTCATTCCTTGGTGCCAATTTGGAGACTAGATCAAG CAGGCAGCGTTTATCTGATAGGATGAACAGTCTGCAAACTGTTCTTGAAACACTCATTGCTAGTGACACGTATCAACGCATATGCCGTGTGGAAAAAGCG aatgaggatgaggatgaagGCTGTGGTACTGAGCCAACCATCTGTGCAAGCTGTGGCAGCGGCTACCATGCAAATGGGTTCTGGATTTGTTGTGATGTGTGTGACCGTTGGTTTCATGGTAAATGTGTGAGGATAACAGCAGCTCAAGCGGAGAGAATAGAGCACTATGAATGCCCTGAGTGCTGCTCCGACAAGAAAGGGCATGATTACAATGTGGACCCAATGCTTTCTGTTCTGTATAAGCGATACTAG
- the LOC8077911 gene encoding PHD finger protein ALFIN-LIKE 2 isoform X2 encodes MDSPPPLLASSPRSALPDHPLHGQATGSPPPPLLTSAPCSPLPAEPLLHGKATGAPAAAAFCPPSYTAEWIFRDFACRRAALVRALTSDEKAFSRKCNQGTSETLYLYGNSDVSWEVRPQKFMPLGQPEPMMLGIKLVRGNMKRIKWLRHIAMHCDAWLIRISSFLGANLETRSRQRLSDRMNSLQTVLETLIASDTYQRICRVEKANEDEDEGCGTEPTICASCGSGYHANGFWICCDVCDRWFHGKCVRITAAQAERIEHYECPECCSDKKGHDYNVDPMLSVLYKRY; translated from the exons ATGGACTCTCCCCCGCCCCTGCTCGCGAGCTCTCCACGCTCGGCGCTACCGGACCATCCTCTGCACGGCCAGGCTACGGGTTCTCCTCCGCCGCCCCTGCTCACCAGCGCTCCATGCTCGCCGCTACCAGCCGAGCCGCTCCTGCACGGCAAGGCCACGGGagcgcccgcggcggcggcgttctGCCCGCCGTCGTACACCGCGGAGTGGATCTTCAGGGACTTCGCTTGCCGCCGCGCCGCCTTGGTCCGCGCCCTCACCTCAG ATGAGAAGGCGTTCTCTCGCAAGTGCAACCAAG GTACATCAGAGACCCTGTATCTGTATGGCAATAGTGATGTGAGTTGGGAGGTGCGGCCACAGAAGTTCATGCCGCTGGGGCAGCCTGAGCCAATGATGCTCGGCATCAAACTAGTGAGGGGCAACATGAAACGCATAAAATGGCTCAGACACATCGCCATGCACTGTGACGCATGGCTCATTCGTATCTCCTCATTCCTTGGTGCCAATTTGGAGACTAGATCAAG GCAGCGTTTATCTGATAGGATGAACAGTCTGCAAACTGTTCTTGAAACACTCATTGCTAGTGACACGTATCAACGCATATGCCGTGTGGAAAAAGCG aatgaggatgaggatgaagGCTGTGGTACTGAGCCAACCATCTGTGCAAGCTGTGGCAGCGGCTACCATGCAAATGGGTTCTGGATTTGTTGTGATGTGTGTGACCGTTGGTTTCATGGTAAATGTGTGAGGATAACAGCAGCTCAAGCGGAGAGAATAGAGCACTATGAATGCCCTGAGTGCTGCTCCGACAAGAAAGGGCATGATTACAATGTGGACCCAATGCTTTCTGTTCTGTATAAGCGATACTAG
- the LOC8062722 gene encoding subtilisin-like protease SBT1.7, producing MGRFTISPLAYALVLVAAACPVLAYVPHGAAAPRRSTGAAREHHANARTYIVLVEPPPASTQEEDEAAHRRWHESFLQSSGGGVRRRGVRHSYTSVLSGFAARLTDDELAAVSRKPGFVRAFPERRVPLMTTRTPGFLGLTPDGGVWDATGYGEGTIIGFLDTGIDEKHPSFRDDGMPPPPPRWKGACQPPVRCNNKLIGAASFVVDNTTTDDVGHGTHTTGTAAGRFVEGVSAFGLGGGGTAAGTAPGAHLAVYKVCDAQGCFESDLLAGMDAAVKDGVDVLSVSLGGVSTPLDKDPIAIGAFAAVSKGVLVVCAGGNSGPLPSTLSNEAPWILTVAAGSVDRSFRASVRLGDGEMFQGESLTQDKHFSSKVYPLYYSNGINFCDYFNVNITGMVVLCDTETPVPPMSSIEAVREAGGAGVVFVNEPDFGYTIVLEKYYNLPMSQVTAVDGTKIMGYAMKGASTANHTATIVFNSTVVGVKPAPIVAAFSSRGPSVASPGVLKPDVMAPGLNVLAAWPSEVPVGGPESNSFNVISGTSMATPHITGIVALVKKAHPDWSPAAIKSAIMTTSSAVDNDGNQIMDEEHRKASFYALGAGHVVPTKAVDPGLVYDLGVRDYAGYICRLLGEAALKTIAGNTSLTCTEVEPITGAQLNYPAILVPLRAEAFAVNRTVTNVGPAKSSYTAKIEAPKGLTVKVEPAELEFTKENERKTFTVTVSAAAGASSEQKLAEGALSWLSQDHHHVVRSPIVADSSLTLS from the coding sequence ATGGGTCGCTTCACGATTTCGCCCCTTGCATACGCCCTTGTATTGGTCGCCGCGGCGTGCCCCGTGCTGGCCTATGTCCCTCACGGCGCCGCGGCACCGCGGCGGAGCACCGGCGCCGCCCGCGAGCATCACGCCAACGCCCGAACTTACATCGTCCTGGTCGAGCCTCCGCCTGCGAGCACCCAGGAAGAAGACGAGGCCGCGCACCGCCGGTGGCACGAGTCGTTCCTCCAGAGCTCCGGCGGCGGTGTCCGCCGCCGCGGCGTTCGCCACTCGTACACCAGCGTGCTCTCCGGCTTCGCCGCTAGGCTGACCGACGACGAGCTCGCGGCCGTGTCCAGGAAGCCAGGGTTCGTGCGCGCGTTCCCGGAACGCAGGGTGCCGCTCATGACGACGCGCACACCGGGGTTCCTCGGGCTCACTCCCGACGGCGGCGTCTGGGACGCCACCGGCTACGGCGAGGGCACCATCATTGGGTTTCTGGACACCGGGATCGACGAGAAGCACCCTTCGTTCCGCGACGACggcatgccgccgccgccgcccaggtGGAAGGGCGCCTGCCAGCCTCCTGTTCGGTGCAACAACAAGCTCATCGGCGCGGCGTCGTTCGTCGTGGACAACACCACCACCGACGACGTCGGCCACGGCACGCACACCACCGGCACTGCGGCCGGCCGGTTCGTGGAAGGAGTCTCGGCCTTCGGCCTTGGCGGCGGTGGCACCGCTGCCGGGACGGCACCCGGCGCGCACCTGGCCGTGTACAAGGTCTGCGACGCCCAAGGGTgcttcgagtccgacttgctggccGGGATGGACGCCGCCGTGAAGGACGGCGTCGACGTCCTCTCGGTGTCCCTCGGCGGCGTCTCCACGCCGTTGGACAAGGACCCCATCGCCATCGGCGCGTTCGCGGCGGTGTCCAAGGGCGTCCTCGTCGTGTGCGCCGGCGGCAACAGTGGCCCTCTGCCCTCCACGCTGTCCAACGAAGCGCCGTGGATACTGACCGTGGCGGCCGGGTCTGTGGACCGGAGCTTCCGTGCCAGCGTGCGGCTCGGCGACGGCGAGATGTTCCAAGGCGAGTCACTGACTCAGGACAAGCACTTCAGCTCCAAGGTGTATCCGCTCTACTACTCAAACGGCATCAACTTCTGCGACTACTTCAACGTCAACATCACCGGCATGGTGGTCCTGTGCGACACCGAGACACCGGTGCCACCGATGAGCTCCATCGAGGCGGTCCGCGAGGCTGGCGGCGCCGGCGTCGTGTTCGTCAACGAACCAGACTTCGGATACACCATCGTCTTGGAGAAATACTACAACCTCCCCATGTCGCAGGTGACCGCGGTGGACGGCACCAAGATAATGGGCTACGCCATGAAGGGTGCGTCCACGGCCAACCATACGGCAACGATCGTGTTCAACAGCACAGTCGTCGGCGTGAAGCCGGCGCCGATCGTGGCAGCCTTCTCGTCGCGCGGCCCCAGCGTTGCCAGCCCAGGCGTGCTGAAGCCCGACGTCATGGCGCCGGGGCTCAACGTCCTCGCGGCGTGGCCGTCGGAGGTGCCCGTCGGGGGCCCCGAGTCGAACAGCTTCAACGTCATCTCCGGCACGTCCATGGCGACGCCGCACATCACCGGCATCGTGGCGCTCGTCAAGAAGGCGCACCCGGACTGGTCGCCCGCCGCGATCAAGTCCGCCATCATGACCACGTCCAGCGCCGTCGACAACGACGGCAACCAGATCATGGACGAGGAGCACCGGAAGGCGAGCTTCTACGCcctcggcgccggccacgttgtCCCGACGAAGGCCGTAGACCCCGGCCTGGTGTACGACCTCGGCGTCCGCGACTACGCCGGCTACATCTGCAGGCTCCTCGGCGAGGCGGCCCTGAAAACCATAGCCGGAAACACCAGCTTGACCTGCACTGAGGTCGAGCCTATCACCGGGGCGCAGCTGAACTACCCGGCGATACTGGTGCCGCTGCGAGCTGAGGCGTTCGCCGTGAACCGGACGGTGACGAACGTTGGGCCGGCGAAGTCGAGCTACACCGCCAAGATCGAAGCGCCGAAAGGACTGACGGTCAAGGTGGAGCCGGCGGAGCTGGAGTTCACCAAGGAAAATGAGAGGAAGACGTTCACGGTCACGGTGAGCGCAGCCGCCGGAGCCAGCAGCGAGCAGAAGCTCGCCGAAGGGGCCCTGAGCTGGTtgtcccaagaccatcatcacGTCGTGAGGAGCCCAATCGTGGCCGACTCCAGCCTTACCCTGAGTTGA
- the LOC8077661 gene encoding pentatricopeptide repeat-containing protein At1g20230 gives MSHSSSLHHFLRHVSIPPDPHLLPTAFKSCPTLPLARALHAAAEVTGLVRDPFVASSLLHAYLRLGATVDARAVFDGMPPPQRTVVGWSALVAAHAARGDAGGAWRLLEEMRRDGGVEPNVITWNGLVSGLNRSGRARDAVVALVRMHGEGLLRPDATGVSCALSAVGDVGLVSVGEQLHGYAVKAGCRLDACVVTALIDMYGKCGRAAEIVQVFDESSHMDVASCNALIAGLSRNTQVSEALRLFREFVGRGLELNVVSWTSIVACCVQNGKDLEAVELFREMQAQGIEPNSVTIPCVLPAFANVAALTHGRSAHSFALRKGFLHDVYVSSALVDMYAKCGRVKDARTIFDAMPSRNVVSWNAMIGGYAMHGEAVNAVRLFHSMLLCKQKPDMVTFTCVLAACTQAGLTEEGRHYFKKMHAEYGVSPRMEHYACMVTLVGRAGKLDEAYDLISDMPFEPDGCIWGSLLGSCRVHGNVDLAEVAAEKLFHLEPENAGNYVLLSNIYASKKMWDGVNRVREMMKDVGLKKEKGCSWIEIKNKVHMLLAGDDSHPMMTAIIEKLKQLNIQMRKLGFVPSTDFVLHDVEEQEKDDILAVHSEKLAVALGLISTSPGTTLRVIKNLRICGDCHEAMKFISSFEGREISVRDTNRFHHFRGGKCSCGDYW, from the coding sequence ATGTCCCATTCCAGCTCCCTCCACCACTTCCTCCGCCACGTTTCCATCCCCCCAGACCCGCACCTCCTCCCCACCGCGTTCAAGTCATGCCCGACGCTGCCTCTCGCCCGCGCTctccacgccgccgccgaggtCACCGGCCTCGTGCGGGACCCCTTCGTCGCCTCCTCGCTCCTGCACGCCTACCTCCGCCTCGGCGCCACGGTCGACGCCCGCGCCGTGTTCGACGGAATGCCGCCCCCGCAGAGGACCGTCGTCGGTTGGAGCGCGCTGGTCGCGGCGCACGCGGCGCGCGGGGACGCCGGAGGCGCCTGGCGCCTGCTCGAGGAGATGCGGCGGGACGGCGGCGTGGAGCCGAACGTCATCACCTGGAACGGGCTCGTGTCTGGGCTCAACCGCAGCGGGCGTGCCCGGGACGCGGTCGTGGCGCTGGTGAGGATGCACGGGGAAGGGCTCCTCCGTCCTGACGCCACGGGCGTCTCGTGCGCTCTCTCCGCCGTTGGGGACGTCGGTTTGGTTTCGGTAGGCGAACAGCTGCACGGGTACGCAGTGAAGGCAGGCTGCAGGCTGGATGCCTGTGTGGTCACCGCCCTCATCGATATGTATGGGAAGTGCGGGCGGGCTGCGGAGATTGTTCAGGTGTTTGATGAGTCAAGCCACATGGATGTTGCTTCTTGCAATGCCCTCATCGCGGGGCTATCTCGGAACACGCAAGTCTCTGAGGCACTAAGGTTGTTCAGGGAGTTTGTTGGCCGGGGACTCGAGCTGAATGTCGTGTCCTGGACCTCGATTGTTGCTTGTTGTGTCCAGAATGGTAAGGATTTGGAAGCTGTGGAACTTTTCAGGGAGATGCAGGCACAAGGGATCGAACCAAACTCTGTCACGATCCCTTGTGTGCTGCCAGCGTTTGCCAATGTTGCAGCTCTGACGCATGGGAGGTCAGCGCACAGTTTTGCTCTCAGGAAAGGTTTTCTCCATGATGTTTATGTGAGCAGTGCGTTGGTGGACATGTATGCAAAGTGCGGCAGGGTTAAGGATGCGAGAACAATATTTGACGCAATGCCATCTCGGAATGTGGTGTCATGGAATGCGATGATCGGTGGCTATGCTATGCATGGAGAGGCCGTGAATGCAGTTCGGTTGTTTCACTCAATGCTGCTGTGCAAACAGAAGCCTGACATGGTCACCTTCACCTGCGTGCTTGCTGCTTGCACCCAAGCTGGACTgacagaggaagggcgtcactATTTCAAAAAAATGCATGCTGAATATGGTGTTTCTCCGAGGATGGAACATTATGCATGTATGGTTACTCTTGTAGGACGTGCTGGCAAGCTTGATGAGGCATATGATCTCATAAGTGATATGCCATTTGAGCCAGATGGCTGTATTTGGGGTTCGTTATTAGGCTCTTGCCGGGTTCATGGCAATGTGGATCTGGCTGAGGTTGCAGCAGAAAAGCTCTTTCATCTAGAGCCAGAAAATGCTGGTAATTATGTCCTGCTTTCTAACATTTATGCTTCTAAGAAAATGTGGGATGGAGTTAATAGGGTCAGAGAGATGATGAAGGATGTAGGCTTGAAGAAGGAAAAGGGCTGTAGCTGGATCGAGATCAAGAACAAGGTCCATATGTTGTTGGCTGGTGATGATTCACACCCTATGATGACTGCGATAATTGAGAAACTAAAGCAGCTTAATATTCAGATGAGGAAGCTGGGCTTTGTACCAAGCACAGATTTTGTGCTACATGATGTGGAGGAACAAGAGAAAGATGATATCCTTGCTGTTCACAGTGAGAAGCTAGCTGTCGCTTTGGGACTCATAAGCACTAGCCCAGGAACAACCCTTCGGGTGATAAAGAACCTCCGAATTTGTGGAGACTGCCATGAGGCAATGAAATTTATATCATCCTTTGAGGGGAGGGAGATATCTGTTAGAGATACCAACAGGTTCCATCACTTTAGGGGTGGAAAATGTTCCTGTGGGGATTATTGGTGA
- the LOC110430518 gene encoding probable esterase PIR7A, translating into MAASEANNKQQPRRHHFMLVHGICHGAWCWYKVATALRRAGHRATALDMAGCGAHTARLADVHTFEEYSRPLLDAMAALPAGEQVVLVAHSHGGSSVALAVERFPEKVAAAVFVAAMMPAVGRPMAATSDELKAFVGPDFFLDSKELEQENPEIKGRPFIFGPNCMAEKLYQLSPPEDLTLGLMLIKPANAFSTGNPDDEAVTRDEKLLTEEGYGSARRVFVVVEEDRAIPAEFQRRMVAQSPGVEVRTEITGADHMAMLSRPVELVQLLVSIADQSEE; encoded by the exons ATGGCCGCCTCGGAGGCCAATAATAAGCAGCAGCCGCGACGCCACCACTTCATGCTGGTGCACGGGATATGCCACGGCGCGTGGTGCTGGTACAAGGTGGCCACAGCGCTGCGGCGTGCCGGCCACCGCGCCACGGCGCTCGACATGGCCGGCTGCGGCGCGCACACGGCGCGTCTCGCCGACGTGCACACGTTCGAGGAGTACTCACGCCCGCTGCTCGACGCGATGGCCGCGTTGCCCGCCGGGGAGCAGGTCGTGCTCGTCGCGCACAGCCACGGTGGGTCCAGCGTCGCGCTCGCCGTCGAGAGGTTCCCGGAAAAGGTCGCCGCTGCCGTGTTCGTGGCCGCAATGATGCCGGCCGTCGGACGTCCTATGGCTGCCACCAGTGACGAG CTAAAAGCATTTGTTGGACCGGACTTCTTCCTGGACTCAAAGGAGCTCGAACAAGAGAATCCCGAAATCAAGGGCAGGCCATTTATCTTTGGGCCCAACTGTATGGCCGAAAAGCTTTACCAATTGAGCCCACCGGAG GACTTGACTCTGGGTCTGATGCTTATCAAGCCGGCGAACGCATTCAGCACTGGCAACCCAGACGACGAAGCGGTGACGAGGGACGAGAAGCTGCTCACGGAGGAAGGGTACGGGTCGGCGCGGCGCGTGTTCGTCGTGGTGGAGGAAGACCGCGCCATCCCGGCGGAGTTCCAGCGCCGCATGGTGGCGCAGAGCCCCGGCGTCGAGGTGAGGACGGAGATCACCGGAGCTGACCACATGGCTATGCTCTCGCGGCCAGTGGAGCTGGTTCAGCTCCTCGTCAGCATTGCCGACCAATCGGAAGAGTGA